One region of Dokdonia sp. 4H-3-7-5 genomic DNA includes:
- a CDS encoding ABC transporter permease: MSILTLIIKREYIARVRNKSFLIMTFLSPLILVGMVLLISYLTQLNSEDKRTIVVVDDSGQFETVFFNTDQTTYLNLSDQGLEAGKEVAKGEGYYGLIHINDNPAIVEDAVTFYGNETPSFSFIGDIEKRIEKKMTDENLIAQGIDLNTLETAKSSIDVQIENFSGETSSKMSNWVKAGFGGAAGYLLMMFIIIYGNMVMRSVIEEKTNRIIEVIISSVKPFQLMMGKILGTTLAGITQFSIWVIVGGILLVVLTTVFGIDPSAASAASPAASQAQQIAEDPGMVIELLQEIQKLPLLQLVVGFFIYFIGGYFLYSSIYAAIGAAVDNETDTQQFMLPIIMPLMLGIYVGFFAVIDNPHGTVATVFSIIPLTSPIVMLMRIPFEVPVWQLALSITLLVASFVFTVWFGSKIYRVGILMYGKKPTYKDLIKWLRY; encoded by the coding sequence ATGAGCATTCTTACCTTAATTATAAAAAGAGAATACATTGCCAGAGTGCGTAATAAGTCATTTTTAATAATGACATTTTTGAGTCCGCTTATACTTGTGGGGATGGTTTTATTAATCTCTTACCTTACTCAACTCAATAGCGAAGATAAACGCACTATTGTAGTAGTAGACGACTCTGGGCAATTTGAAACTGTATTTTTTAATACAGACCAAACCACGTATCTCAATCTAAGTGATCAAGGATTGGAAGCTGGAAAAGAGGTTGCAAAAGGTGAAGGTTATTATGGGCTTATCCATATTAATGATAATCCTGCTATAGTAGAAGATGCTGTAACTTTTTATGGAAATGAAACACCTTCTTTTAGTTTTATAGGAGATATAGAAAAGCGCATTGAAAAGAAAATGACCGATGAAAATCTCATCGCTCAAGGCATAGATTTGAATACACTTGAAACTGCCAAAAGCAGTATAGATGTGCAAATAGAAAACTTTTCTGGGGAGACGAGTTCTAAGATGAGTAACTGGGTGAAAGCTGGTTTTGGAGGTGCTGCGGGTTACTTATTAATGATGTTTATTATCATTTATGGCAACATGGTGATGCGTTCTGTAATCGAAGAAAAGACTAATAGAATCATTGAAGTAATCATATCGTCTGTAAAGCCTTTCCAATTAATGATGGGTAAAATATTAGGTACTACCCTTGCGGGAATCACGCAATTCTCAATTTGGGTTATTGTGGGAGGAATATTGCTAGTGGTATTAACCACCGTATTCGGTATAGATCCTTCGGCGGCATCAGCGGCGAGCCCTGCTGCTTCTCAAGCGCAACAAATTGCAGAAGACCCTGGGATGGTGATTGAGTTACTACAAGAAATTCAAAAACTTCCGCTATTGCAACTCGTAGTTGGATTCTTTATTTATTTTATAGGAGGATACTTCTTATATAGCTCTATATATGCGGCAATAGGTGCAGCAGTAGATAATGAAACAGATACACAGCAGTTTATGTTACCTATCATTATGCCGTTAATGTTGGGAATTTATGTTGGCTTTTTTGCAGTGATAGATAATCCTCATGGTACCGTAGCAACAGTTTTTTCTATCATACCGCTTACCTCACCTATAGTGATGTTGATGCGTATACCATTTGAGGTTCCAGTATGGCAACTAGCGCTATCAATTACCTTACTAGTGGCATCATTCGTGTTTACAGTATGGTTTGGGTCAAAAATATATCGCGTAGGGATATTGATGTATGGTAAGAAGCCTACTTATAAAGATTTAATAAAATGGTTAAGATACTAG
- a CDS encoding mechanosensitive ion channel family protein — translation MVKILALLLVLQEETVEKVKDIIEQDVWGTIKEWLGFELISVGKEPNHIGFTVGHLIILIIAFILTSILLKWIRVLMTRKMEGDDKLKFVSVFKFIKYIAYIVVVLATMSASGINITVLLTASAALFVGLGLALQEVFQDVIGGILIMIDKSISAGDIIEMDGRVGRVFEIKLRTTRALTRDDKVIIIPNHKFITDTVYNYTQNHKTTRENVKVGVAYGSDTRQVEKILLECAVAHPEILKHPKPFALFENFGDSSLDFGLYFFVRDSFVDPRIKSALRYAIDDRFRESGITIPFPQRDVHLFNTANPVYTPNKTAVNTNIEPPKNDMIDE, via the coding sequence ATGGTTAAGATACTAGCACTCCTTCTTGTCCTGCAGGAAGAGACTGTAGAGAAGGTAAAAGATATTATTGAACAAGACGTATGGGGAACCATCAAGGAATGGTTAGGCTTCGAACTTATAAGTGTAGGTAAAGAGCCTAATCATATAGGTTTTACAGTGGGTCACCTTATCATTCTAATAATAGCTTTTATACTCACAAGCATTCTCCTTAAGTGGATACGTGTGTTAATGACACGTAAAATGGAAGGCGATGACAAGCTTAAGTTTGTAAGCGTATTTAAGTTTATAAAGTATATCGCTTATATAGTGGTAGTTCTTGCTACAATGAGTGCCTCAGGGATTAATATTACGGTGCTGCTCACAGCATCTGCAGCGTTATTTGTTGGTCTGGGTCTTGCATTACAAGAGGTATTTCAAGATGTGATAGGTGGTATACTTATTATGATAGATAAGTCTATATCTGCAGGAGATATTATTGAAATGGATGGAAGAGTAGGTCGTGTGTTTGAAATAAAACTGCGGACTACAAGAGCATTAACAAGAGATGATAAAGTTATAATAATACCCAATCATAAGTTTATAACTGATACTGTTTATAATTACACTCAAAACCATAAAACTACCCGAGAGAACGTTAAAGTGGGTGTTGCTTATGGAAGTGATACGAGACAAGTAGAAAAAATATTACTAGAATGTGCAGTCGCACATCCTGAGATTTTAAAGCATCCAAAGCCTTTTGCGCTTTTTGAAAACTTTGGTGATAGTTCGCTAGATTTTGGTCTATATTTTTTTGTGAGAGATAGTTTTGTAGACCCAAGAATCAAAAGTGCGCTTAGGTATGCAATAGACGATCGTTTTCGCGAAAGCGGGATTACCATTCCTTTTCCACAGAGGGATGTACATCTTTTTAATACGGCAAACCCAGTGTATACACCTAATAAAACCGCAGTTAACACCAATATCGAACCCCCTAAAAATGATATGATTGATGAATAA
- a CDS encoding DUF6268 family outer membrane beta-barrel protein: protein MNKQTNIIIVLLLLSGTCFAQLTDLARLEYTYFPQEQSDNSFRRFRTFINVPIKLKEDTYLVPGFEYRNVNLKFEDVVPFSREDLDRFQSFSISLGYTQKISEKWRIGAKLGTTVTSNFSTGSAASSDYVHTGALYFINDKTNEGLDKPWRLIIGGRYDTESGRPFPLPFVNYYKEFHPDWSYTLGVPKSNIKRYFGKDRRHILQSFVTLDGFYANIQDNVDVAIPAGEFETAESISMMVALFGVGYEYCFTKHLVFYIYAGHTIINDIRLRDGDRDDVFTINDRNTFYGRSGIKFKI, encoded by the coding sequence ATGAATAAACAGACTAACATTATTATAGTATTACTACTGTTGAGTGGTACTTGTTTTGCTCAGCTTACAGATTTAGCTAGGCTTGAGTATACATACTTCCCGCAGGAGCAGTCTGATAATTCATTTAGGAGGTTTAGAACATTTATTAATGTTCCTATAAAACTTAAAGAGGATACATACTTAGTCCCTGGATTTGAATATCGTAATGTGAATTTAAAGTTTGAAGATGTTGTGCCTTTTAGTCGTGAGGATTTAGATAGGTTTCAATCTTTTAGTATCTCCCTAGGGTATACCCAGAAAATAAGCGAAAAATGGCGGATAGGAGCAAAATTAGGAACTACGGTAACCTCAAATTTTAGCACAGGATCTGCTGCTAGTAGTGATTATGTGCACACAGGGGCCTTATATTTTATTAACGATAAAACAAATGAAGGTCTGGATAAACCGTGGCGACTTATAATTGGTGGTCGCTATGATACAGAATCTGGAAGACCATTTCCATTACCTTTTGTAAACTATTATAAAGAATTTCATCCAGACTGGTCATATACACTAGGTGTTCCAAAATCAAATATAAAACGCTATTTTGGGAAAGATCGTAGGCACATACTCCAGAGTTTTGTTACGCTTGATGGATTTTATGCAAATATCCAAGATAATGTAGATGTTGCGATACCTGCTGGTGAGTTTGAAACGGCAGAGAGTATCTCTATGATGGTAGCACTATTTGGCGTAGGATATGAATACTGTTTTACAAAACACTTAGTATTCTATATATATGCTGGACACACGATTATAAATGACATACGATTGCGTGATGGTGATAGAGATGATGTATTTACCATAAACGACAGAAATACATTTTACGGTCGTTCAGGTATAAAATTTAAAATATAA
- a CDS encoding sigma-54-dependent transcriptional regulator — MAKILIIEDEAAIRRVLTKILSEESKDYQVEEAADGLEGINKIREEDYDLVLCDIKMPKMDGVEVLEAARKLKPETPMVMISGHGDLDTAVNTMRLGAFDYISKPPDLNRLLNTVRNALDRKTLVVENIQLKKKVSKKYEMVGKSKEIDQIKEMIEKVAPTDARVLITGPNGTGKELVAHWLHEKSDRAKGALIEVNCAAIPSELIESELFGHVKGAFTSANKDRAGKFEAANGGTIFLDEIGDMSLSAQAKVLRALQESRVQRVGSDKDIKVDVRVVAATNKNLKEEIAEGRFREDLYHRLAVILIKVPALNERRDDIPILIEHFAKKISQEQGTAKKSFSDKAIDLLKAYDWTGNIRELRNVVERLIILSGPEVSEGDVKLFASK, encoded by the coding sequence ATGGCAAAGATTTTAATTATAGAGGATGAGGCTGCGATACGTCGTGTGCTTACCAAAATACTATCAGAAGAAAGTAAGGATTACCAAGTAGAAGAAGCTGCAGATGGACTAGAAGGTATAAATAAGATACGCGAGGAAGATTATGACTTAGTCCTTTGTGATATTAAAATGCCTAAGATGGACGGAGTAGAAGTACTTGAAGCTGCACGTAAGCTTAAGCCAGAAACTCCTATGGTAATGATCTCAGGACATGGTGACCTAGATACTGCCGTAAACACGATGCGCCTAGGGGCTTTTGATTATATATCTAAGCCGCCAGACCTTAATAGATTACTTAATACGGTACGCAACGCACTAGACCGTAAAACCCTTGTCGTAGAAAATATTCAGCTTAAGAAAAAGGTGAGTAAGAAATACGAGATGGTAGGTAAGAGTAAGGAGATCGATCAAATCAAAGAAATGATCGAAAAAGTAGCTCCTACAGATGCTAGAGTTTTGATTACTGGTCCTAACGGTACCGGTAAAGAGCTAGTAGCACACTGGCTGCATGAAAAAAGTGATCGTGCAAAAGGAGCACTTATAGAGGTAAACTGTGCTGCCATCCCGTCAGAACTTATAGAGAGCGAACTTTTTGGCCACGTGAAAGGTGCTTTTACTAGTGCAAATAAAGATCGCGCTGGGAAGTTTGAAGCGGCAAACGGTGGAACTATTTTTCTAGATGAAATAGGAGATATGAGTCTTTCTGCACAGGCCAAAGTACTTAGAGCTTTACAAGAAAGCCGTGTACAACGTGTAGGTAGTGATAAAGACATTAAAGTGGATGTGCGCGTAGTGGCGGCAACTAATAAGAATCTAAAAGAAGAAATAGCAGAAGGAAGATTTCGTGAGGATTTATATCACAGGCTAGCAGTAATTTTAATTAAAGTGCCAGCGCTCAATGAACGCAGAGATGATATCCCAATTCTCATAGAGCACTTTGCAAAGAAAATCTCTCAAGAGCAAGGAACCGCAAAAAAATCATTTTCAGACAAAGCTATTGATTTACTTAAAGCTTATGACTGGACTGGAAATATACGTGAACTGCGCAATGTAGTTGAACGACTTATTATCTTAAGTGGCCCAGAAGTGTCAGAAGGGGATGTAAAACTATTTGCTAGTAAATAA
- a CDS encoding PPK2 family polyphosphate kinase codes for MSDIKPEDYKITNGVTLSDRETTLFPDVEEKELESKLKKIRKKLGKLQDTMYAHDKYSVLVCLQGMDTSGKDSLIREVFKDFNARGVEVQSFKVPTELELSHDYLWRHYLALPERGKFGVHNRTHYENVLVTRVHPEYILGEKLPNVHSIDDVDEAFWDKRFEQIKNFEKHLTENGTIIYKFFMHLSKDEQKDRLLRRLNKKEKNWKFSAGDLKERKLWNTYQEYYEDAINRTSTEKAPWYVIPADNKPAARLAVATILLETLSQYDDIQEPELDDKTKANLADYKEQLSNE; via the coding sequence ATGAGTGACATTAAACCAGAAGACTATAAAATCACTAACGGTGTGACACTTTCAGATAGAGAGACCACCTTGTTTCCAGACGTAGAAGAGAAGGAGCTAGAAAGTAAGCTTAAGAAAATACGTAAGAAATTAGGCAAACTTCAAGACACTATGTACGCGCATGATAAATATAGCGTGCTTGTTTGTCTTCAAGGGATGGATACTTCTGGTAAGGATAGTCTCATACGTGAAGTCTTTAAGGATTTTAATGCACGCGGTGTTGAGGTACAAAGTTTTAAAGTACCTACAGAGCTAGAATTAAGTCATGACTACTTGTGGCGTCATTACTTAGCATTACCAGAGCGCGGTAAATTTGGCGTGCATAACCGCACGCATTATGAGAATGTGCTTGTAACTCGAGTGCACCCAGAATATATTTTAGGAGAAAAATTGCCTAACGTTCACAGCATAGATGATGTCGATGAGGCATTTTGGGATAAGCGATTTGAGCAAATCAAAAACTTTGAAAAGCATCTTACAGAGAACGGAACCATTATCTATAAATTCTTTATGCATTTGTCTAAAGATGAGCAAAAAGATAGATTATTACGCAGACTTAATAAGAAAGAGAAGAACTGGAAATTTTCGGCTGGAGATTTAAAGGAGCGCAAGCTCTGGAATACTTATCAAGAATATTATGAGGACGCCATAAATCGCACATCGACAGAGAAGGCTCCGTGGTATGTGATTCCAGCAGATAATAAGCCGGCAGCTAGACTTGCTGTAGCGACCATATTACTAGAGACACTGTCACAATATGACGATATCCAAGAGCCAGAATTAGACGATAAAACAAAGGCAAATCTTGCCGATTATAAAGAACAGTTGAGCAATGAATAA
- a CDS encoding M20/M25/M40 family metallo-hydrolase produces the protein MNKNLRYILATALVVVSAFAKAQNDSITVRKIYSAALTEGQSYEWLDHLSNQIGSRLSGSLGAERAVTWTKSELEKVGLDKVWLQPVMVPKWIRGEAERAFIEGDNASTTSVPICALGGSVATKTTGLKANVVEVMGIEELKALSADEVKGKIVFFNRPMNDELILTFQAYGGCVDQRYAGAMEAAKLGAVGVIVRSVTHSLDDYPHTGSMSYGDLPNSKRIPAAAISTKGAELLSTSLKLNPDTKFFYKMSCKNLGDVESHNVIAEITGSEYPDKYMVVGGHLDSWDLGDGSHDDGAGVVQSMEALRLMKAIGYRPKHSIRVVLFMNEENGLRGGNKYAQEAKAKGENHVFALESDSGGFTPRGFSFDSDDRNFNEVLSWKGLFEPYLIHDFTRGGSGADIGPLKATNDGIVLAGLRPDSQRYFDHHHAANDTFDEVNKRELELGAATMTSLLYLMDNYIQRPAKLMQMPIKQ, from the coding sequence ATGAATAAAAATTTACGTTATATACTTGCGACTGCACTAGTAGTTGTTTCCGCTTTCGCGAAAGCGCAAAATGATTCAATTACTGTGAGAAAAATATACTCGGCAGCGCTTACAGAAGGGCAAAGCTACGAGTGGCTAGATCATCTGTCTAACCAAATAGGATCGAGACTAAGCGGAAGCCTAGGAGCCGAAAGAGCCGTGACCTGGACAAAAAGCGAACTAGAAAAAGTCGGTCTTGATAAGGTGTGGTTACAACCAGTCATGGTGCCAAAATGGATACGTGGTGAAGCCGAAAGAGCATTTATAGAAGGAGATAATGCAAGTACTACGTCTGTGCCTATTTGTGCGCTTGGAGGATCTGTTGCTACAAAAACTACTGGACTCAAAGCAAATGTAGTTGAGGTAATGGGTATAGAAGAGTTGAAGGCGCTTAGTGCCGATGAGGTCAAGGGAAAAATTGTATTCTTTAACAGACCTATGAACGACGAGCTTATCTTGACATTTCAAGCATATGGTGGTTGTGTAGACCAGCGTTATGCTGGAGCGATGGAAGCAGCAAAGCTAGGAGCGGTAGGTGTGATTGTAAGATCTGTGACACATAGTCTTGATGATTACCCTCATACGGGCTCCATGTCTTATGGTGATTTGCCTAATTCTAAACGTATTCCTGCGGCTGCAATAAGTACTAAAGGAGCTGAGCTTTTAAGTACATCCTTAAAACTAAATCCTGATACCAAGTTTTTCTATAAAATGTCTTGTAAGAATCTTGGAGATGTAGAGTCGCATAATGTGATAGCTGAAATTACAGGAAGTGAATATCCAGATAAATATATGGTTGTAGGTGGTCATTTAGATTCTTGGGATTTAGGAGACGGCTCGCATGACGATGGTGCGGGAGTAGTGCAAAGTATGGAGGCGTTGCGATTAATGAAGGCAATAGGATATAGGCCTAAACATAGCATACGTGTAGTGCTGTTTATGAATGAAGAAAATGGTCTTCGAGGTGGTAATAAGTATGCACAAGAAGCTAAGGCAAAAGGTGAAAACCATGTCTTTGCTTTAGAAAGTGATTCTGGCGGCTTTACACCAAGAGGTTTTTCTTTTGATAGTGATGATCGTAATTTTAACGAAGTATTGAGCTGGAAAGGATTATTTGAACCTTATTTAATCCACGACTTTACAAGAGGAGGAAGCGGTGCAGATATTGGTCCGCTTAAAGCTACAAATGATGGTATTGTACTCGCAGGACTGCGTCCAGACTCGCAACGCTATTTTGACCATCACCATGCAGCAAATGACACCTTTGATGAAGTAAATAAAAGAGAACTTGAACTAGGCGCTGCCACAATGACTAGCCTGTTATATTTGATGGATAATTATATACAGCGTCCAGCAAAGTTAATGCAGATGCCAATTAAGCAATAG
- a CDS encoding MATE family efflux transporter, with product MRFSDYTKEFGINLKIAYPIMLGQLGHILVALADNLMVGQLGAAQLAAVSLGNSLVFIALSIGIGFSFAITPLVAEADGKGDIEKGRLHFHHGVIMCTINGVLLFITLLIAKPLLYMLDQPPEVVELAIPYLEIVALSMIPLMIFQGFKQFADGLSQTKYAMYATIVANVVNVVFNYVLIYGIWVFPRLEVEGAAWGTLISRFFMVALLIFMLSRKRKFKPYFHWGSKEHIQLAESKTLFKLGFPTALQMLFEVGVFTAAIFLSGILGTNAQAANQIALNLASMTFMIAVGLGVTATIRVGNQKGKADFPNLRRIAFSIFILCFLIEAVFAVGFILLKDWLPPFYIDNPEVIFLAAQLLIVAALFQLSDGVQVTILGALRGLQDVNIPTVICFIAYWIIGFPIMWYMGKDEQMGVQGVWVGLLAGLTASAVMLYFRFNYLSKKLIDQQ from the coding sequence ATGAGATTCTCAGACTACACAAAGGAATTTGGCATCAATCTTAAAATAGCATATCCTATTATGTTGGGACAGCTAGGTCATATTCTTGTAGCACTAGCAGATAATTTGATGGTTGGACAGCTGGGTGCAGCACAACTTGCAGCAGTAAGTCTAGGCAATAGCTTGGTGTTCATTGCACTTTCTATAGGTATCGGATTTTCATTTGCCATCACTCCGCTTGTAGCAGAGGCAGATGGAAAAGGTGATATAGAAAAAGGTCGCTTGCACTTTCATCATGGTGTCATTATGTGTACCATAAATGGCGTGCTACTATTTATTACGCTACTAATCGCAAAGCCTTTATTATATATGCTTGATCAGCCGCCAGAGGTGGTAGAACTGGCAATTCCATATCTTGAGATTGTAGCACTATCTATGATTCCGCTTATGATATTTCAGGGTTTCAAGCAGTTTGCAGATGGCCTGTCACAAACCAAATATGCAATGTATGCTACTATTGTAGCAAATGTGGTCAACGTTGTTTTTAACTATGTATTGATTTATGGAATCTGGGTATTCCCAAGATTAGAAGTAGAAGGTGCAGCCTGGGGAACATTAATTTCTCGTTTCTTTATGGTGGCGCTGCTGATTTTTATGCTTTCGCGAAAGCGTAAATTCAAACCCTATTTTCACTGGGGAAGTAAGGAGCACATCCAGCTTGCTGAGTCTAAAACCTTATTTAAATTAGGATTTCCAACAGCATTACAGATGCTTTTTGAAGTAGGCGTTTTTACAGCTGCTATATTTCTATCTGGAATACTAGGAACGAATGCACAAGCGGCAAATCAAATTGCGCTTAATCTAGCTTCTATGACATTTATGATCGCGGTAGGATTAGGAGTAACGGCAACCATACGCGTAGGGAATCAAAAAGGTAAAGCCGATTTTCCTAACCTACGACGTATCGCTTTTTCTATTTTTATACTCTGTTTCTTAATCGAAGCTGTATTTGCAGTAGGATTTATATTGCTTAAAGACTGGCTTCCTCCATTTTATATAGATAATCCAGAAGTGATTTTTCTAGCAGCCCAATTATTAATTGTAGCAGCCTTATTCCAGCTAAGTGATGGTGTGCAAGTAACTATACTAGGAGCATTGCGCGGATTGCAAGACGTAAATATTCCCACTGTAATCTGTTTTATAGCCTACTGGATAATAGGATTTCCTATAATGTGGTATATGGGTAAAGATGAGCAAATGGGTGTGCAAGGTGTCTGGGTAGGTTTGCTAGCAGGGCTTACGGCTTCTGCAGTGATGTTGTACTTTAGATTTAATTACCTTAGCAAGAAATTAATAGACCAACAGTAA
- a CDS encoding phosphatase PAP2 family protein, with the protein MDQLIQYDQDFFLFLNGLGSPAWDQFWLIVTNKLSSIPLYVLLLFFIYKKFGVKGTLITVVAVALLITCVDQLANAFKHGFERPRPCRVEDFKGIIRYVAERCGRYGYYSAHAGNSMAVAVFAGLALKSTHKNLIFILLFWSAMVGYSRIYVGVHYPGDVLTGWVIGAIIGFGIYRLQQWAVAKWA; encoded by the coding sequence GTGGACCAACTTATCCAATACGATCAAGATTTTTTCCTTTTCCTCAACGGATTAGGGTCACCTGCGTGGGATCAATTCTGGCTTATTGTTACAAATAAGCTTAGCTCGATTCCTTTATATGTCCTACTACTTTTTTTTATTTATAAAAAGTTTGGTGTAAAAGGAACCTTGATAACAGTAGTTGCGGTTGCGTTACTCATTACGTGTGTAGACCAACTAGCAAATGCTTTTAAGCATGGTTTTGAAAGACCACGTCCTTGTAGAGTAGAAGACTTTAAAGGCATTATACGATATGTAGCAGAGCGCTGTGGTCGTTATGGTTATTATTCTGCGCATGCGGGAAATAGTATGGCAGTTGCTGTTTTTGCAGGTCTTGCCTTAAAATCAACACATAAGAATCTAATCTTTATACTGCTTTTTTGGTCTGCGATGGTAGGTTATAGCCGTATTTATGTAGGCGTTCATTATCCAGGTGATGTGCTTACAGGTTGGGTAATAGGAGCAATAATTGGCTTTGGAATCTATAGACTACAGCAGTGGGCCGTAGCAAAGTGGGCCTAA
- the meaB gene encoding methylmalonyl Co-A mutase-associated GTPase MeaB has protein sequence MSDKNTPINKSINPAFYKKSKKQGTIDVSQLAQRLITGNITALSQGITLIESSVQEHQVKAQQLIELCLPHANKSVRLGITGVPGVGKSTFIESLGNYLTDQEKKVAVLAVDPTSSVSHGSILGDKTRMYELSQNPDAFIRPSASGDSLGGVARKTREAIILCEAAGFDTIIIETVGVGQSETVVHSMVDFFLLLKLAGAGDELQGIKRGIIEMADTIVINKADGGNEKAARLARSAFAKALHLFPPKPSNWSPKVITCSALEHSGISDSWDLVSDYCNHTKASGYFAKKRAEQNKFWLLQTIENTLKDTFYNNNDVKSTLPEILEKVARGEVSPFKAAKSLIATADS, from the coding sequence GTGAGCGACAAAAACACACCCATAAACAAGAGTATTAATCCTGCATTTTACAAAAAAAGTAAGAAGCAAGGCACTATTGATGTATCACAACTAGCCCAGCGATTAATTACTGGTAATATTACCGCATTATCACAAGGAATCACATTAATAGAAAGCTCGGTTCAAGAGCATCAAGTAAAAGCCCAGCAACTTATAGAACTGTGTTTACCCCATGCCAATAAATCTGTTAGGCTAGGAATCACAGGTGTTCCTGGTGTAGGTAAGAGTACATTTATAGAAAGCTTAGGAAACTATCTTACAGATCAAGAAAAAAAAGTAGCCGTACTTGCGGTAGACCCTACGAGCTCTGTTTCTCATGGAAGTATCTTAGGTGATAAAACGAGGATGTATGAGCTATCTCAAAACCCAGATGCATTTATACGTCCTAGCGCATCTGGAGACTCTCTAGGTGGCGTAGCTCGCAAAACGCGAGAAGCGATCATACTCTGCGAGGCTGCAGGCTTTGATACTATTATTATTGAAACTGTAGGCGTGGGACAGAGTGAGACCGTAGTACACTCTATGGTTGATTTCTTTCTATTACTAAAACTTGCCGGAGCAGGAGATGAACTACAAGGAATCAAACGCGGGATTATAGAAATGGCAGATACCATTGTAATCAATAAAGCAGATGGTGGTAATGAAAAGGCAGCACGGCTGGCTAGATCTGCCTTTGCAAAGGCATTACACCTTTTCCCACCTAAGCCTAGTAACTGGTCACCAAAGGTTATTACTTGTAGTGCACTAGAACATTCAGGGATTTCAGATTCTTGGGACTTAGTTTCAGATTACTGTAATCATACAAAGGCCTCTGGATATTTTGCTAAGAAAAGAGCAGAGCAGAACAAGTTTTGGCTATTACAAACTATAGAGAATACTCTTAAGGACACGTTTTATAATAACAATGACGTGAAGTCAACGCTTCCCGAAATTCTCGAGAAAGTTGCTCGCGGTGAGGTGTCACCTTTTAAAGCTGCAAAATCACTAATCGCAACCGCCGATTCTTAG
- a CDS encoding DUF2383 domain-containing protein, with amino-acid sequence MKHLDLSYEKLNDLLDECFWAERRYFNAAEDIQITEYKRFLSHESVNRNRFCHKIVERMSQEGIEPSRLDIVKGNSNRDWIEVKAALENSKPKYLIGECMVQDEVVLNLLKDIIDDGWLPVNILEVLVPMEFQMKQSHIELLKLKKKMKKKKQKVKEKKLKKKKSGVIDFKRISASK; translated from the coding sequence ATGAAGCACCTTGACTTATCGTACGAAAAATTAAATGATCTACTAGATGAATGCTTCTGGGCAGAGCGACGCTACTTTAACGCCGCCGAAGATATCCAGATTACAGAATATAAGCGCTTTCTGAGTCATGAAAGCGTGAATAGAAATCGCTTTTGCCATAAAATTGTAGAGCGTATGTCACAGGAGGGCATTGAGCCTAGTAGATTAGACATCGTTAAAGGAAATTCTAACCGTGACTGGATTGAAGTAAAGGCGGCTCTAGAAAATAGCAAACCTAAATATCTTATAGGAGAGTGCATGGTACAAGATGAAGTTGTCCTTAACTTACTTAAGGATATTATAGATGATGGATGGCTTCCAGTGAATATTCTAGAAGTACTTGTACCTATGGAGTTTCAAATGAAGCAATCACACATTGAACTCTTGAAGCTTAAAAAGAAAATGAAAAAAAAGAAGCAAAAAGTAAAAGAGAAAAAGCTTAAGAAGAAAAAATCAGGTGTTATAGATTTTAAAAGAATAAGCGCCTCAAAATAA